The following coding sequences are from one Rhodospirillales bacterium window:
- a CDS encoding TRAP transporter substrate-binding protein, which produces MQRFVQAAVFAVIVWLGVAVTVEAQQTEADAFVYQTRSRVNEGVVRIIAGEWGSTSLRIASDLAAVLDQRGDLRILPIVGKGSVQNITDLLYLKGIDLCIIQEDALDYVARNRIHTTTAQRLRYITKLHNEEFHLLVRDDIRSFQDLAGQPVSIGPEGSGSAVAATAAFETLGVTVQPLLLDHVVALDKLKAGEIAGLVYVTGKPAAFFRQIDDPGGLHLLSVPMAPALLSTYAPASLDHDDYPRLVDDPQAIETFAVGTVLAVYNWEPGSVRYRQAARFVEALFGDFGNLLSEARHPKWREINLAADVAGWTRFAAAQEWLDSQPTADRQPGAPDATAGETGASLAPAAGAGQ; this is translated from the coding sequence GTGCAACGATTTGTTCAGGCAGCGGTGTTCGCGGTGATCGTCTGGCTCGGCGTTGCGGTCACTGTCGAAGCGCAACAGACCGAGGCTGACGCCTTTGTGTACCAGACCCGCTCCCGGGTCAACGAGGGGGTTGTGCGCATCATCGCCGGGGAATGGGGCAGCACCTCGCTACGGATCGCCAGCGACCTCGCAGCGGTGCTCGACCAGCGGGGCGACCTCCGCATCCTGCCGATCGTGGGCAAGGGCTCTGTGCAGAACATCACCGACCTCCTCTATCTCAAAGGCATCGACCTTTGCATCATCCAGGAGGACGCCCTCGACTACGTGGCCCGCAACCGCATCCACACCACCACGGCGCAGCGCCTTCGCTACATCACCAAGCTGCACAACGAGGAGTTCCACCTGCTCGTGCGGGACGACATCCGCTCGTTCCAGGATCTCGCCGGCCAACCGGTGAGCATCGGGCCGGAAGGCAGTGGCTCCGCGGTGGCCGCGACCGCCGCCTTCGAGACCCTCGGCGTCACCGTGCAGCCGTTGCTGCTCGACCACGTTGTGGCGCTCGACAAACTGAAGGCAGGGGAAATCGCCGGTCTCGTCTACGTGACCGGCAAGCCGGCCGCCTTCTTCCGGCAGATCGACGATCCCGGCGGGCTTCACCTGTTGTCCGTGCCGATGGCGCCAGCGCTGTTGTCGACGTACGCCCCGGCGTCTCTCGATCACGATGACTACCCGCGCCTCGTCGATGACCCGCAAGCGATCGAGACGTTCGCGGTGGGCACGGTGCTCGCCGTCTACAATTGGGAGCCCGGATCGGTGCGCTACCGCCAGGCGGCGCGGTTCGTCGAAGCATTGTTCGGCGATTTCGGCAATCTGCTGTCCGAAGCCCGCCACCCCAAGTGGCGCGAAATCAACCTCGCCGCCGACGTCGCGGGCTGGACCCGCTTTGCCGCGGCGCAGGAATGGCTGGATTCCCAGCCCACCGCCGATCGCCAGCCCGGCGCGCCGGACGCGACTGCCGGCGAGACGGGGGCGTCGCTGGCGCCCGCCGCCGGCGCCGGCCAGTGA
- a CDS encoding phosphatidylserine decarboxylase has product MASLKPFGESIASLDAVLAPINRAGWPFIASFAAATVVLWWLAPPFGWIGVVLTLWCTYFFRDPSRVTPSRQGLIISPADGVVQAVLPAVPPPELGMGNAPRTRISVFMNVFDVHVNRIPVDGVVTRTAYRPGKFFNASLDKASEHNERQGLVVTADDDAQVAFVQIAGLIARRIKCMVHEGQVVRAGERFGLIRFGSRVDVYLPDGVAPLAVVGQRAVAGETVIADLRAQEAAREGERR; this is encoded by the coding sequence ATGGCTTCGCTCAAACCTTTCGGAGAATCGATCGCCTCTCTGGATGCCGTGCTGGCACCGATCAATCGCGCCGGCTGGCCGTTCATCGCCAGCTTCGCGGCGGCGACGGTTGTGCTGTGGTGGCTGGCGCCGCCGTTTGGGTGGATCGGGGTCGTGCTCACGCTCTGGTGCACGTACTTCTTCCGGGATCCTTCGCGGGTGACCCCGAGCCGCCAGGGCCTGATCATCAGCCCGGCGGACGGGGTGGTGCAGGCCGTCCTGCCGGCGGTGCCGCCCCCGGAACTGGGTATGGGCAACGCCCCCCGCACCCGCATTTCGGTGTTCATGAATGTGTTCGACGTGCACGTGAACCGCATCCCCGTCGACGGCGTCGTGACGCGGACCGCTTACCGACCCGGCAAGTTTTTCAACGCGTCGCTCGACAAGGCGAGCGAGCACAACGAACGCCAGGGGTTGGTGGTGACCGCCGACGACGACGCGCAGGTGGCGTTCGTGCAGATCGCCGGGCTGATCGCGCGGCGCATCAAGTGCATGGTGCACGAGGGGCAGGTGGTTCGGGCTGGTGAGCGGTTCGGGCTGATCCGCTTCGGCAGCCGGGTCGATGTCTATCTGCCGGACGGCGTTGCGCCGCTGGCGGTGGTCGGTCAGCGCGCCGTCGCCGGTGAAACGGTGATCGCGGACCTTCGCGCCCAGGAAGCGGCACGCGAGGGGGAGCGCCGGTGA
- the acnA gene encoding aconitate hydratase AcnA translates to MSLTGNDSLGARRQLKVGGRDYEFFSLKAVADAGFGDVSRLPFSLKVLLENLLRFEDGRSVKVDDIEAVAAWLQERRSSREIAYRPARVLMQDFTGVPAVADLAAMRDAMVARGGDPKKINPLVPVDLVIDHSVTVDAFGTAGAFKQNVQHEYDRNHERYAFLRWGQKAFDNFRVVPPGTGICHQVNLEYLAQVVWTSGLNGTTLAYPDTLVGTDSHTTMINGLSVLGWGVGGIEAEAAMLGQPISMLIPEVVGFKLTGGMREGVTATDLVLTVTEMLRNKGVVGKFVEFCGPGLAHLTLADQATIANMSPEYGATCGFFPIGQATIDYLTFTGREPERVALVEAYAKEQGMWRDADTPDPSFTDTLELDLGDVVPSLAGPKRPQDRVLLSDAAAAFKRHLASERHVDQNDRVNEMDLEGSGTVPSLDREAPVEGANYSLTDGDVVIAAITSCTNTSNPTVLVGAGLVARNARRQGLSVKPWVKTSLAPGSQVVTAYLEASGLQEDLNALGFNLVGYGCTTCIGNSGPLSEPIAEAVTKGDLMVASVLSGNRNFEGRIHALTRANYLASPPLVVAYALAGSMSRDLLNEPLGKGGEGQPVYLKDIWPENKEIQDVIKSVVTPEMYRTRYADVFTGTEEWRRIDVAIGETYDWEPESTYVRLPTFFEEGGQSGFANIEGARPLALLGDSVTTDHISPAGAIKRDSPAGEYLMERGVKVAEFNSYGSRRGNHEVMMRGTFANIRIRNEMVPGTEGGVTKLMPDGKQMSIYDAAMAYQKDGVPLVVIAGKEYGTGSSRDWAAKGPRLLGVKAVVAESYERIHRSNLVGMGILPLQFKNGATRKTLKLDGSETFDITGIEGDVRPSMDVTLTIHRSGGESETAPVLCRIDTLEEVDYYRSGGILQYVLNNLS, encoded by the coding sequence ATGTCTTTGACCGGAAACGACAGCCTGGGCGCGCGCCGGCAACTGAAGGTCGGCGGGCGAGATTACGAATTCTTCAGCCTCAAGGCGGTTGCCGATGCCGGGTTCGGTGACGTGTCGCGGCTGCCGTTCTCGCTGAAGGTGCTTTTGGAGAACCTGTTGCGGTTCGAGGACGGGCGCAGCGTCAAGGTGGACGACATCGAGGCCGTTGCCGCGTGGCTGCAGGAGCGCAGGTCCAGTCGCGAGATCGCCTATCGGCCGGCTCGGGTGCTGATGCAGGACTTCACCGGTGTGCCCGCCGTCGCCGACCTGGCCGCCATGCGCGACGCCATGGTGGCGCGCGGCGGCGACCCGAAGAAGATAAATCCGCTGGTGCCGGTCGACTTGGTCATCGATCACTCGGTAACTGTCGATGCGTTCGGCACGGCAGGGGCGTTCAAGCAGAACGTCCAGCACGAATACGACCGCAACCACGAGCGCTACGCGTTCCTCCGCTGGGGCCAGAAGGCGTTCGACAACTTCCGCGTGGTGCCGCCGGGCACCGGCATCTGTCATCAGGTTAACCTGGAATACCTGGCGCAGGTGGTGTGGACCAGCGGCCTCAACGGCACGACCCTTGCCTATCCGGACACGCTGGTCGGCACCGACAGCCACACCACCATGATCAACGGCCTCTCGGTGCTCGGTTGGGGCGTCGGCGGCATCGAGGCGGAGGCGGCGATGCTCGGCCAGCCGATCTCCATGCTGATCCCGGAAGTGGTCGGCTTCAAGCTGACCGGCGGAATGCGGGAGGGCGTGACCGCCACCGACCTGGTGCTCACCGTAACCGAGATGCTGCGCAACAAGGGCGTGGTCGGCAAGTTCGTTGAATTCTGCGGGCCGGGGCTGGCCCATCTGACCCTCGCCGACCAGGCGACCATCGCCAATATGTCGCCCGAGTACGGCGCCACCTGCGGCTTCTTTCCGATCGGCCAAGCCACCATCGACTACCTCACGTTCACCGGCCGGGAACCCGAGCGGGTGGCGCTGGTGGAAGCCTACGCCAAGGAACAGGGGATGTGGCGGGACGCCGACACGCCGGATCCCTCTTTCACAGACACCCTTGAACTCGACCTCGGCGACGTGGTTCCGTCGCTGGCCGGTCCCAAGCGGCCGCAGGACCGGGTGCTGCTGTCGGACGCGGCGGCGGCGTTCAAGCGCCATCTCGCCAGCGAGCGGCACGTTGATCAGAACGACCGGGTCAACGAGATGGACCTGGAGGGCTCTGGCACGGTGCCGTCCCTTGACCGCGAAGCTCCGGTTGAGGGCGCCAACTACAGCCTCACCGACGGGGACGTCGTCATCGCGGCGATTACGAGTTGCACCAACACCTCCAACCCCACCGTGCTGGTCGGCGCCGGCTTGGTGGCGCGCAATGCGCGGCGCCAGGGTCTCTCGGTCAAGCCCTGGGTCAAAACCTCGCTCGCGCCCGGCTCGCAGGTGGTCACCGCCTACCTGGAGGCGAGCGGACTCCAGGAAGACCTGAACGCGCTCGGCTTCAACCTGGTCGGCTATGGCTGCACCACCTGCATCGGCAATTCCGGGCCGCTTTCGGAGCCGATTGCCGAGGCCGTCACCAAGGGCGATCTCATGGTCGCCTCGGTGCTGTCCGGCAACCGCAACTTCGAGGGGCGCATCCATGCCCTGACGCGTGCCAACTACCTCGCCTCGCCCCCACTGGTTGTGGCTTACGCACTCGCGGGGTCGATGAGCCGCGATCTCCTGAACGAGCCCTTGGGCAAGGGCGGGGAAGGACAGCCGGTCTACCTCAAGGACATCTGGCCCGAGAACAAGGAAATCCAGGACGTCATCAAGAGCGTGGTGACTCCGGAGATGTATCGCACACGTTACGCGGACGTGTTCACCGGGACCGAGGAGTGGCGCCGCATCGACGTGGCCATCGGCGAAACCTACGACTGGGAGCCGGAATCCACCTACGTGCGTCTGCCGACCTTCTTCGAGGAGGGCGGCCAGAGCGGGTTCGCCAACATAGAAGGCGCTCGCCCGCTGGCGCTGCTCGGCGACTCGGTGACCACCGACCATATCTCCCCGGCCGGCGCCATCAAGCGGGACAGTCCCGCAGGCGAGTACCTGATGGAGCGCGGGGTCAAGGTTGCGGAGTTCAACTCATACGGCTCGCGGCGCGGCAACCACGAGGTGATGATGCGGGGCACCTTCGCCAACATCCGCATCCGCAACGAGATGGTGCCGGGGACCGAGGGCGGCGTCACCAAGCTGATGCCGGACGGCAAGCAGATGTCCATCTACGATGCCGCCATGGCCTACCAGAAGGACGGCGTACCGCTGGTGGTCATCGCCGGCAAGGAGTACGGCACCGGCTCGTCCCGCGACTGGGCGGCCAAGGGCCCGCGACTGCTCGGCGTCAAGGCGGTGGTCGCCGAAAGCTATGAGCGCATCCATCGCTCCAACCTGGTGGGCATGGGCATCCTGCCGCTCCAGTTCAAAAACGGCGCCACCCGCAAGACCCTGAAGCTCGACGGCAGCGAGACGTTCGACATCACCGGCATCGAAGGCGACGTGCGCCCGTCGATGGACGTCACCCTGACCATCCACCGCAGCGGCGGCGAGAGCGAAACGGCGCCGGTGCTATGCCGGATCGACACTCTGGAGGAGGTCGACTACTACCGCTCCGGCGGCATTCTCCAGTACGTCCTCAATAACCTCTCGTGA
- a CDS encoding efflux RND transporter permease subunit — protein MMPLIDTALVRSRTVLSILVLVLIAGAIAFIEIPKEAEPDVNIPIIYVSMTHEGISPEDAERLLIRPMEVELRAIEGVKEMRSKGYEGGAYVLLEFEAGFDADSALQDVRDKVDLAKPELPEETDEPIVSEVNFSLFPVVVVMLSGDVPERTLLRLARDLRDEIESVTSVLSAEIAGDREELVEVLIDPVVVESYGLSPDEALALVQSSNLLVAAGAQDTGRGRFSVKVPGLFEEARDIADLPLRVEGDAVVRVLDVAEVRRTFKDPQGFARVDGRPALAIEVSKRTGENLIETVDRVRAVVAEESGAWPEALRRSVHVAFIQDKSGDIRTMLSDLQNSVLFAVLLVMIVIVAALGVRSAALVGVAIPGSFLAGILVLQGFGLTINMVVLFALILAVGMLVDGAIVVTELADRKMVEGEPRRRAYAVAAKRMAWPIIASTATTLAAFLPLLFWPGVVGEFMKFLPITLLATLSASLLMALVFVPTLGAFIGKPGAADPETMRSLAGAEGGDLGHLHGWTARYVRFLQAALRHPGKVVVVAVVLLVGVQVAYAAFGRGVEFFPDVEPEVVKLQVRARGNLSSLEQDALMRDVEQRILGMDEFEAVYTRTGTPERGEEAEDIIGTITLELVDWEHRRPAKEILAEVKDRTSGIAGVFVDPREEEAGPPIGKPVQIELSSRHPELLAPAVEQVLAGLRQIGGLVNIEDSRPLPGIDWEIVIDRAQAAKFGVDVATLGRAVQMVTTGIKAGEYRPDDSDDEIDIRVRYPERYRTIDMLDEMRLNTPSGAVPIGNFVQLKPQPQVGAVYRTDSRRVMTIKADVEEGVLADDKVKQIQAWLAGADVDRRIGIRFKGEDEEQNKAEAFLLKAFAYAIFLMAVILVTQFNSFYSAALILTAVVMSTIGVFVGLLVTVQPFGIVMGGIGVIALAGIVVNNNIVLIDTYDRLVKTAASPLDAILRTGAQRLRPVMLTTITTILGLLPMMFGVNIDFIARHVSVGAPATQWWSQLATAIVFGLGFSTLLTLVFTPAALMLKANVSDWRRRRRTHKLSVVEELPQAAE, from the coding sequence CTGATGCCCCTGATCGATACCGCCCTCGTCCGCTCGCGCACCGTCCTCTCGATCCTGGTGCTGGTGCTGATCGCCGGCGCCATCGCCTTCATCGAGATTCCCAAGGAGGCGGAGCCGGACGTCAACATCCCGATCATTTACGTCTCGATGACCCACGAGGGCATTTCGCCGGAGGACGCCGAACGGCTGTTGATCCGGCCGATGGAAGTTGAGTTGCGCGCCATCGAGGGCGTCAAGGAGATGCGCTCCAAGGGCTACGAGGGCGGCGCCTATGTGCTGCTGGAGTTCGAGGCCGGCTTCGACGCCGACAGCGCGTTGCAGGACGTGCGCGACAAGGTCGACTTGGCCAAGCCGGAACTGCCGGAAGAAACCGACGAGCCCATCGTCAGCGAAGTCAACTTCAGCCTGTTCCCGGTCGTCGTGGTGATGCTGTCCGGCGATGTGCCGGAACGCACCCTGCTCCGCCTCGCCCGCGACCTGCGGGACGAGATCGAATCGGTCACCAGTGTGCTCAGCGCCGAGATCGCCGGCGACCGCGAGGAACTCGTCGAGGTCCTGATCGATCCGGTTGTCGTGGAAAGCTACGGGCTGTCCCCCGACGAGGCCTTGGCCCTGGTGCAGAGCAGCAACCTCCTGGTAGCCGCGGGCGCTCAGGACACCGGGCGCGGCCGGTTCAGCGTCAAGGTGCCGGGCTTGTTCGAAGAAGCCCGCGACATCGCGGATCTGCCGCTCCGCGTCGAAGGGGACGCGGTGGTGCGCGTGCTCGACGTCGCCGAGGTCCGCCGCACCTTCAAGGACCCACAGGGCTTCGCCCGTGTCGACGGGCGGCCGGCGCTGGCCATCGAGGTCTCCAAACGGACCGGCGAAAACCTGATCGAGACGGTCGACCGGGTCCGCGCCGTGGTTGCCGAAGAAAGCGGCGCGTGGCCGGAGGCGCTGCGCCGGTCGGTGCATGTCGCCTTCATCCAGGACAAGTCCGGCGATATCCGCACCATGCTCTCGGACCTGCAGAACAGCGTGCTGTTCGCGGTTTTGCTGGTGATGATCGTCATCGTGGCGGCGCTCGGCGTTCGCTCCGCGGCCCTCGTCGGCGTCGCCATTCCAGGATCGTTTCTCGCCGGGATCCTGGTGCTGCAGGGGTTCGGGCTGACCATCAACATGGTTGTTCTGTTCGCGCTGATCCTCGCCGTCGGCATGCTGGTCGACGGCGCCATCGTCGTCACCGAGCTTGCCGACCGCAAGATGGTGGAGGGCGAGCCGCGCCGCCGGGCCTATGCGGTCGCCGCCAAGCGCATGGCATGGCCGATCATCGCCTCGACCGCGACCACGTTGGCCGCTTTTTTGCCGCTGCTGTTCTGGCCGGGCGTGGTTGGCGAGTTCATGAAGTTCCTGCCCATCACCCTCCTTGCCACCCTCTCCGCGTCGCTCCTGATGGCGCTGGTGTTCGTGCCGACCCTCGGCGCCTTCATCGGCAAGCCGGGCGCCGCCGATCCCGAGACGATGCGGAGCCTCGCCGGCGCGGAAGGCGGCGACCTCGGCCACCTGCACGGCTGGACCGCCCGCTATGTGCGCTTCCTGCAGGCGGCGCTCCGCCATCCGGGCAAGGTAGTGGTGGTTGCGGTTGTGCTCCTGGTCGGCGTCCAGGTCGCCTATGCTGCGTTCGGCCGCGGCGTCGAGTTCTTCCCGGACGTCGAGCCGGAGGTGGTCAAGCTGCAGGTTCGGGCACGGGGCAACCTCTCCAGCCTCGAGCAGGACGCCCTGATGCGGGACGTGGAGCAGCGCATCCTCGGCATGGACGAGTTCGAAGCCGTCTACACGCGCACCGGCACGCCCGAGCGGGGCGAGGAGGCCGAGGACATCATCGGCACCATCACCCTGGAACTCGTCGACTGGGAGCACCGCCGCCCGGCGAAGGAGATCCTCGCAGAGGTCAAGGACCGCACGTCCGGGATCGCCGGGGTGTTCGTCGATCCGCGCGAAGAGGAAGCCGGGCCGCCGATCGGCAAGCCGGTCCAGATCGAACTCTCGTCCCGGCATCCGGAGTTGTTGGCGCCGGCGGTGGAGCAGGTGCTGGCGGGGCTGCGGCAGATCGGCGGCCTGGTCAACATCGAGGACAGCCGGCCGCTCCCCGGCATCGACTGGGAGATCGTCATCGACCGCGCCCAGGCCGCCAAGTTCGGCGTCGATGTAGCGACGCTGGGGCGCGCCGTGCAGATGGTCACCACCGGCATCAAGGCCGGCGAATACCGCCCGGACGACTCGGACGACGAGATCGACATCCGGGTGCGCTACCCGGAGCGCTACCGCACCATCGACATGCTGGACGAGATGCGCCTCAACACGCCTTCGGGCGCCGTGCCCATCGGCAACTTCGTGCAGTTGAAGCCACAGCCGCAGGTCGGCGCCGTTTATCGCACCGACAGCCGCCGGGTGATGACCATCAAGGCCGACGTGGAAGAGGGCGTGCTCGCCGACGACAAGGTGAAGCAAATTCAGGCGTGGCTGGCGGGCGCCGACGTCGATCGGCGCATCGGTATCCGCTTCAAGGGCGAGGACGAGGAGCAGAACAAGGCCGAGGCGTTTCTGCTGAAGGCGTTCGCCTACGCCATCTTCCTGATGGCTGTGATCCTGGTCACGCAGTTCAACAGCTTCTACTCGGCGGCGCTGATCTTGACCGCAGTCGTGATGTCGACCATCGGCGTGTTCGTCGGGTTGCTGGTCACCGTCCAGCCGTTCGGCATCGTCATGGGCGGCATCGGCGTCATCGCCCTGGCCGGCATCGTCGTCAACAACAATATCGTGCTGATCGACACCTACGACCGCCTCGTCAAGACCGCGGCAAGCCCGCTGGACGCCATTCTCCGGACCGGCGCCCAGCGGCTTCGGCCGGTGATGCTGACCACCATCACCACCATACTCGGCCTGCTGCCGATGATGTTCGGGGTCAACATCGACTTCATCGCCCGCCACGTCTCGGTCGGCGCGCCGGCGACCCAGTGGTGGTCGCAGCTTGCAACGGCCATCGTGTTCGGCCTCGGCTTCTCGACCCTCCTGACCCTGGTGTTCACCCCCGCGGCGCTGATGCTGAAAGCCAACGTCAGCGACTGGCGCCGCCGCCGCCGCACCCACAAGCTGTCGGTCGTGGAGGAGTTACCGCAGGCCGCGGAGTAA
- a CDS encoding VUT family protein, protein MNRRTIEGTAFLAAFAACIPAANWLIQHVGTVCTADGVCLVPVAPGVMAPSGVIMVGLALVLRDLVQRRLGVGWAAAAILGGAAVSAVLAPPSLVIASAVAFLISEFVDLAVYTPLQRRRLLLAVALSSLVGLIVDSAVFLYLAFGSLAYLPGQIIGKTWMVLLALPAIWWIRNRDRRLGLEPA, encoded by the coding sequence ATGAACAGACGCACCATTGAGGGAACCGCATTCCTTGCCGCCTTCGCCGCCTGCATTCCGGCGGCCAACTGGCTGATCCAGCACGTCGGAACCGTGTGCACGGCCGACGGCGTCTGTCTGGTGCCGGTGGCGCCGGGCGTCATGGCGCCGAGCGGCGTGATCATGGTCGGGCTGGCGCTGGTGCTGCGCGACCTGGTGCAGCGGCGGCTGGGGGTCGGCTGGGCGGCCGCGGCGATTCTCGGAGGCGCCGCCGTCTCGGCTGTGCTGGCGCCGCCGTCTCTGGTTATCGCCTCGGCCGTCGCGTTCCTGATATCCGAGTTCGTGGACCTCGCGGTCTACACGCCGCTACAGCGCCGCCGCTTGCTGCTTGCAGTGGCGCTCAGCAGCCTGGTCGGCTTGATTGTCGATAGCGCCGTCTTCCTCTATCTGGCGTTCGGCAGTCTCGCGTATCTTCCCGGCCAGATCATCGGCAAAACATGGATGGTGCTGCTCGCCCTGCCGGCGATCTGGTGGATCCGCAACCGCGACCGCCGCCTCGGCCTGGAACCGGCGTGA
- a CDS encoding phosphatidylcholine/phosphatidylserine synthase — protein MIPNVLTLLALAAGLSGIRFALQERWELAVFAIVVAGVLDALDGRIARILKGATRFGAELDSLSDFLCFGAAPALILYVWTLQDAGRIGWSLVLLFCICCALRLARFNTDLDAPEPPAWRRSYFTGVPTPAGAGLALLPMVMWFQGEIDFFRHPAVAGLCVVTAAILEVSRVRTFSFKKIRVPTNRVLPVMLAAGLYLALLLSAPWTTLSLTMFAYVASIPFSVRSYAALSRAPSAEEGE, from the coding sequence ATGATCCCCAACGTGCTGACGTTGCTGGCGCTGGCGGCGGGCCTGTCCGGTATCCGCTTCGCGTTGCAGGAGCGGTGGGAGCTTGCCGTGTTCGCCATCGTCGTTGCCGGTGTCCTCGACGCCCTCGACGGCCGCATCGCCCGCATCCTCAAAGGCGCCACGCGATTCGGCGCCGAACTCGACTCCCTTTCGGACTTCCTGTGTTTTGGCGCGGCGCCGGCCCTGATCCTCTACGTCTGGACCTTGCAGGACGCCGGGCGCATTGGCTGGTCGTTGGTGCTGTTGTTCTGCATCTGCTGCGCACTCCGGCTGGCGCGCTTCAACACGGACCTGGACGCGCCGGAGCCCCCGGCATGGCGGCGCAGCTACTTCACCGGCGTGCCGACGCCGGCCGGCGCCGGGCTGGCGTTGCTGCCGATGGTCATGTGGTTTCAGGGAGAAATAGACTTTTTTCGCCATCCCGCCGTCGCTGGCCTCTGCGTGGTCACCGCGGCGATCCTCGAGGTCAGCCGGGTGCGCACCTTTTCGTTCAAGAAGATCCGCGTGCCCACCAACCGCGTGCTGCCGGTGATGCTCGCCGCCGGCCTCTATCTGGCGCTCCTGCTGAGCGCCCCGTGGACGACGCTGTCGCTCACCATGTTCGCCTACGTTGCCTCGATCCCGTTCAGCGTTCGCAGCTACGCCGCCCTCAGCCGCGCCCCCTCCGCCGAGGAGGGTGAATAG
- a CDS encoding efflux RND transporter periplasmic adaptor subunit, producing MKRSYVIAGGIVAAVGLWLATGLIGDDGDPAPTERATADAAAASESLPSVQVRTLDAASHDRRLNLFGRTEAGRAVEVRAETGGRLVELVAEKGRWVDEGDVIVRLAMEDRQSRLREAEAAVQQWQQKFEATQQLSKSGFQSEVRKAEDWAALEAAEARLAATRLDIERIEVRAPFRGVVDALPVEVGDVVEVHDPVATVVDLDPIEVVVAVPERMVGGVSVGSQADIRLVTGRQLTGAVRYLARMGSSETRTFRVEIVVDNPDGAIPEGLTAEVSLPLGPIAAHLVSPAVLTLNDAGELGVKTIDGDGEVAFRPVQIIDDTTNGMWVGGLPERVTVITVGQEFVRDGQRVRPVEEAGANSAAVAGDTS from the coding sequence ATGAAACGCTCCTACGTGATAGCCGGCGGCATCGTCGCCGCCGTCGGCCTGTGGCTGGCGACCGGCTTGATCGGCGACGATGGCGACCCAGCGCCAACAGAGCGCGCGACCGCCGACGCCGCGGCGGCGTCAGAGTCGCTTCCGTCGGTGCAGGTGCGAACCCTGGACGCCGCGAGCCACGACCGCCGCCTCAACCTGTTCGGCCGCACGGAAGCGGGCCGCGCCGTCGAGGTGCGCGCCGAGACCGGCGGCCGCCTCGTCGAACTGGTCGCGGAAAAGGGTCGGTGGGTCGACGAGGGCGACGTGATCGTCCGCCTCGCGATGGAGGACCGCCAGAGCCGGCTCCGCGAGGCGGAGGCCGCGGTCCAGCAATGGCAGCAGAAATTCGAGGCGACGCAGCAACTCTCCAAGTCCGGCTTCCAGTCCGAAGTCCGCAAGGCCGAGGACTGGGCGGCGCTCGAGGCCGCCGAGGCAAGGCTTGCCGCCACGCGCCTCGACATCGAGCGCATCGAAGTGCGGGCGCCGTTCCGGGGCGTCGTCGACGCGCTGCCGGTCGAAGTGGGGGACGTCGTCGAGGTCCATGATCCGGTGGCGACCGTCGTCGATCTCGACCCAATCGAGGTGGTCGTCGCGGTGCCGGAGCGGATGGTCGGCGGAGTGAGCGTCGGCAGCCAAGCCGACATCCGCCTCGTCACCGGCCGGCAACTCACAGGCGCCGTCCGCTATCTGGCGCGCATGGGGTCGAGCGAGACCCGCACCTTCCGCGTCGAGATCGTCGTCGACAATCCGGACGGCGCCATTCCTGAAGGACTGACCGCCGAAGTGTCGCTGCCGTTGGGGCCGATTGCGGCGCATCTCGTCTCGCCGGCGGTTCTCACCCTCAACGACGCCGGCGAACTGGGCGTCAAGACCATCGACGGTGACGGCGAGGTTGCCTTCCGTCCGGTGCAGATCATCGACGACACGACCAACGGCATGTGGGTCGGCGGCCTGCCGGAGCGGGTGACGGTGATCACGGTCGGCCAGGAGTTCGTCCGCGACGGGCAGCGGGTGCGACCGGTCGAGGAAGCGGGCGCGAACAGCGCCGCCGTAGCAGGGGACACGTCCTGA
- a CDS encoding carboxymuconolactone decarboxylase family protein: MSEKNYPEIVKHLSGVMADLNKGIPGPWKGFVQLADQAKADSALNAKIKELMAVAISISLRCDGCIGFHVRGAVRNGATRQEMMDTIAVAVMMNGGPATVYGAYALEAYDQFAEKS, from the coding sequence ATGAGCGAGAAGAACTATCCCGAGATCGTGAAACACCTGAGCGGCGTGATGGCCGACCTCAACAAGGGCATCCCCGGCCCATGGAAGGGGTTCGTGCAGCTAGCCGATCAGGCCAAGGCCGACAGCGCGCTCAATGCCAAGATCAAGGAGTTGATGGCGGTCGCCATCTCGATTTCGTTGCGCTGCGACGGGTGCATCGGCTTCCACGTCCGCGGCGCGGTCAGGAACGGCGCCACCCGGCAGGAGATGATGGACACCATCGCCGTCGCCGTGATGATGAACGGGGGACCGGCGACGGTCTACGGCGCCTACGCCCTCGAAGCGTACGACCAGTTCGCGGAAAAATCGTAG